The Malus domestica chromosome 10, GDT2T_hap1 genome contains a region encoding:
- the LOC139188545 gene encoding uncharacterized protein has product MNNILTRPICDSEVEDAVFQMGSLRAPRPDGFQGIFYQCYWDVISQEVRGIACDFMNGEISPKKLNSTQIVLIPKVSNSETVTQFRRISLSGRQMQDNILIAHEIFHFMKLRRTKRKFELGIKLDMNKAYDQANQQNCRNIVQILKAYCTASGQQVIHKINCGHAAFMEANKRSNRAAVGSGTSPVLFVLCVGFSSVFWLYPGVIPV; this is encoded by the exons ATGAATAATATCCTTACCAGGCCAATATGTGATAGTGAAGTGGAAGATGCTGTGTTTCAGATGGGGAGTTTGAGAGCACCGAGGCCGGATGGTTTTCAAGGGATATTTTATCAATGCTATTGGGATGTGATATCGCAGGAGGTTAGAGGAATTGCCTGTGATTTTATGAATGGGGAGATTAGCCCTAAAAAGTTAAACTCTACGCAGATTGTTCTCATCCCTAAGGTGTCGAACTCGGAGACTGTGACGCAATTTAGGCGTATTAGCCTAT CGGGCAGGCAAATGCAAGATAATATATTGATTGCCCATGAGATCTTCCACTTCATGAAACTCAggagaacaaaaagaaaatttgagttGGGTATTAAGCTGGATATGAATAAGGCTTATGATCAG GCCAATCAACAAAATTGTCGGAATATTGTGCAGATCCTAAAAGCTTATTGTACTGCCTCGGGTCAGCAG gtaattcataaaattaattgtggCCATGCTGCTTTCATGGAGGCTAACAAAAGGTCGAACAGGGCTGCTGTGGGATCAGGAACTTCTCCAG TGTTGTTTGTCCTCTGTGTGGGCTTTTCTAGTGTATTTTGGCTTTACCCTGGTGTAATTCcagtttaa
- the LOC103440366 gene encoding bZIP transcription factor 11, whose protein sequence is MASSSGTSSGSSSMIHQNSCSEEDLTALMDQRKRKRMISNRESARRSRMRKQKHLDDLTGQISQLQKDNEQIISSLNITSQHYMNVEAENSVLRAQADELSNRLQSLNEIASFLNANNGGLHAAAADSSCFAEPHDSFFNPLNLSYLNQPIMASAEMFY, encoded by the coding sequence ATGGCTTCCTCCAGTGGGACATCTTCAGGCTCCTCCTCCATGATTCATCAAAATTCATGCTCTGAGGAAGACTTGACGGCTCTGATGGAccagagaaagaggaagagaatGATTTCCAACCGCGAATCGGCCAGGCGGTCTAGGATGAGGAAGCAGAAGCACTTGGATGATCTGACGGGCCAGATCAGCCAGCTACAGAAGGACAACGAACAGATCATCTCCAGCCTCAACATCACAAGCCAGCATTACATGAACGTTGAGGCAGAGAACTCTGTTCTCAGAGCCCAAGCTGATGAGCTCAGCAACAGATTGCAGTCCCTCAATGAGATTGCCAGTTTCTTGAATGCAAACAATGGGGGGCTCCATGCAGCTGCAGCAGATTCAAGCTGCTTCGCTGAGCCTCATGACAGCTTCTTCAACCCTTTGAATCTGTCATATCTTAATCAGCCTATAATGGCCTCTGCAGAGATGTTCTACTGA